A single Epinephelus lanceolatus isolate andai-2023 chromosome 22, ASM4190304v1, whole genome shotgun sequence DNA region contains:
- the eno3 gene encoding beta-enolase isoform X2, translating into MALHRISAAGRWFISLSKLRHFQHLTCLSHLSVSLSPSVRMSITKIHAREILDSRGNPTVEVDLWTAKGLFRAAVPSGASTGVHEALELRDGDKSRYLGKGTIKAVDHVNKDIAPKLIEKNFSVVEQEKIDKFMLDLDATENKSKFGANAILGVSLAVCKAGAAEKGVPLYRHIADLAGHKDVILPVPAFNVINGGSHAGNKLAMQEFMILPVGAANFHEAMRIGAEVYHNLKNVIKAKYGKDATNVGDEGGFAPNILENNEALELLKTAIEKAGYPDKIIIGMDVAASEFFRSGKYDLDFKSPDDPARHITGEKLGDLYRSFIKNYPVQSIEDPFDQDDWENWAKFTSSTDIQIVGDDLTVTNPKRIQQAVEKKACNCLLLKVNQIGSVTESIQACKLAQSSGWGVMVSHRSGETEDTFISDLVVGLCTGQIKTGAPCRSERLAKYNQLMRIEEELGDKAKFAGKDYRHPKIN; encoded by the exons ATGGCGTTACACAGGATCTCTGCAGCAG gtCGCTGGTTCATTTCACTGTCCAAACTGAGACATTTCCAACACCTCACCTGTCTctcccacctgtctgtctctctgtctccatcagtCAGGATGTCTATCACTAAGATTCACGCTCGGGAGATTCTGGACTCCAGAGGAAACCCCACAGTTGAGGTGGACCTGTGGACAGCTAAAG gTCTTTTCAGAGCAGCAGTCCCCAGCGGTGCATCAACTGGAGTCCATGAAGCTCTGGAGCTCCGCGATGGAGACAAGAGCCGCTACCTGGGCAAAG GTACCATCAAGGCTGTGGACCATGTGAACAAGGACATCGCCCCCAAGCTGATTGAGAAG AACTTCAGCGTTGTCGAGCAGGAGAAGATCGACAAGTTCATGCTGGATTTGGATGCCACTGAGAACAAAT CTAAGTTCGGTGCTAATGCCATCCTGGGCGTGTCGCTGGCCGTCTGTAAGGCCGGAGCAGCGGAGAAGGGAGTTCCTCTTTACCGCCACATCGCTGACCTTGCTGGGCACAAAGACGTCATTCTTCCTGTTCCT GCCTTTAACGTCATTAACGGTGGAAGCCATGCTGGAAACAAACTGGCCATGCAGGAGTTCATGATTCTTCCAGTCGGAGCCGCCAACTTCCACGAGGCCATGAGGATCGGAGCTGAG GTGTACCACAACCTGAAGAACGTGATCAAGGCCAAGTATGGTAAAGACGCCACTAACGTGGGAGACGAGGGTGGCTTTGCCCCCAACATCCTGGAGAACAATGAGG CTCTGGAGCTTCTGAAGACTGCCATCGAAAAGGCCGGTTACCCCGACAAGATCATCATCGGGATGGACGTGGCAGCTTCTGAGTTCTTCCGCAGTGGGAAGTACGACCTGGACTTCAAGTCCCCTGACGACCCGGCCAGACACATCACCGGAGAGAAGCTGGGAGACCTGTACCGCAGCTTCATCAAGAACTACCCcg tcCAGTCCATCGAGGATCCATTTGACCAGGATGACTGGGAGAACTGGGCCAAGTTCACCAGCTCCACAGACATCCAG ATTGTAGGAGACGACCTGACGGTGACCAATCCCAAGAGGATCCAGCAGGCGGTGGAGAAAAAGGCCTGCAACTGTCTGTTGCTCAAAGTCAACCAGATCGGTTCTGTGACCGAGTCCATCCAGGC gtgtaAGCTGGCTCAGAGCAGTGGTTGGGGTGTGATGGTCAGCCATCGCTCCGGAGAGACTGAGGACACCTTCATCTCTGACCTGGTGGTCGGACTCTGCACCGGAcag ATTAAGACCGGTGCCCCCTGCAGGTCGGAGCGTCTCGCCAAATACAATCAGCTGATGAG GATCGAGGAGGAGCTCGGAGACAAGGCCAAGTTTGCAGGCAAAGACTACCGCCACCCAAAGATCAACTAA
- the nppcl2 gene encoding C-type natriuretic peptide 2, which yields MAASSSSPSSSSLVALLLLFLAVAVESRPSPHRDEKQVLHSLFGSHLSSLITAPLASDDVTEGSGGRPAPSRGLAVNRHGAAVRGLGGGREAVPRFFLDFLQRQSKMRRRSRKSMMGGRGCFGMKMDRIGSISGLGC from the exons ATGGCTGCTTCatcttcctccccctcttcatcctctctggttgctctcctcctcctctttctcgcCGTCGCCGTGGAGTCCAGACCTTCACCTCACCGAGATGAGAAGCAG GTCTTGCACTCTCTGTTCGGCTCTCACCTCTCTTCTCTCATCACGGCCCCTCTCGCCTCCGATGATGTCACAGAGGGCTCAGGCGGACGCCCTGCCCCCTCCAGGGGACTGGCTGTGAATCGTCATGGCGCTGCTGTGAGGGGACTGGGCGGTGGGCGTGAGGCGGTCCCACGGTTCTTCCTCGACTTCCTCCAGCGACAGTCCAAGATGAGACGACGGAGCAGGAAGTCGATGATGGGAGGGAGAGGATGCTTCGGGATGAAGATGGATCGCATTGGCTCCATCAGCGGGCTGGGCTGCTAG
- the LOC117246002 gene encoding stress-associated endoplasmic reticulum protein 1: protein MSAVQRMKVANERHSKTITQRGHVQKTSRPVNEEKSPVGPWLLALFVFVVCGSAIFQIIQSIRQGM from the exons ATGTCGGCGGTGCAGCGGATGAAAGTGGCGAACGAGCGGCACAGCAAGACGATCACACAGCGGGGACACGTCCAGAAAACATCG cgGCCTGTAAATGAGGAGAAGTCTCCGGTGGGACCGTGGCTGCTCGCTCTGTTTGTCTTCGTGGTTTGTGGGTCAG CCATCTTCCAGATCATCCAGAGCATCAGGCAGGGCATgtga
- the eno3 gene encoding beta-enolase isoform X1: MSITKIHAREILDSRGNPTVEVDLWTAKGLFRAAVPSGASTGVHEALELRDGDKSRYLGKGTIKAVDHVNKDIAPKLIEKNFSVVEQEKIDKFMLDLDATENKSKFGANAILGVSLAVCKAGAAEKGVPLYRHIADLAGHKDVILPVPAFNVINGGSHAGNKLAMQEFMILPVGAANFHEAMRIGAEVYHNLKNVIKAKYGKDATNVGDEGGFAPNILENNEALELLKTAIEKAGYPDKIIIGMDVAASEFFRSGKYDLDFKSPDDPARHITGEKLGDLYRSFIKNYPVQSIEDPFDQDDWENWAKFTSSTDIQIVGDDLTVTNPKRIQQAVEKKACNCLLLKVNQIGSVTESIQACKLAQSSGWGVMVSHRSGETEDTFISDLVVGLCTGQIKTGAPCRSERLAKYNQLMRIEEELGDKAKFAGKDYRHPKIN, from the exons ATGTCTATCACTAAGATTCACGCTCGGGAGATTCTGGACTCCAGAGGAAACCCCACAGTTGAGGTGGACCTGTGGACAGCTAAAG gTCTTTTCAGAGCAGCAGTCCCCAGCGGTGCATCAACTGGAGTCCATGAAGCTCTGGAGCTCCGCGATGGAGACAAGAGCCGCTACCTGGGCAAAG GTACCATCAAGGCTGTGGACCATGTGAACAAGGACATCGCCCCCAAGCTGATTGAGAAG AACTTCAGCGTTGTCGAGCAGGAGAAGATCGACAAGTTCATGCTGGATTTGGATGCCACTGAGAACAAAT CTAAGTTCGGTGCTAATGCCATCCTGGGCGTGTCGCTGGCCGTCTGTAAGGCCGGAGCAGCGGAGAAGGGAGTTCCTCTTTACCGCCACATCGCTGACCTTGCTGGGCACAAAGACGTCATTCTTCCTGTTCCT GCCTTTAACGTCATTAACGGTGGAAGCCATGCTGGAAACAAACTGGCCATGCAGGAGTTCATGATTCTTCCAGTCGGAGCCGCCAACTTCCACGAGGCCATGAGGATCGGAGCTGAG GTGTACCACAACCTGAAGAACGTGATCAAGGCCAAGTATGGTAAAGACGCCACTAACGTGGGAGACGAGGGTGGCTTTGCCCCCAACATCCTGGAGAACAATGAGG CTCTGGAGCTTCTGAAGACTGCCATCGAAAAGGCCGGTTACCCCGACAAGATCATCATCGGGATGGACGTGGCAGCTTCTGAGTTCTTCCGCAGTGGGAAGTACGACCTGGACTTCAAGTCCCCTGACGACCCGGCCAGACACATCACCGGAGAGAAGCTGGGAGACCTGTACCGCAGCTTCATCAAGAACTACCCcg tcCAGTCCATCGAGGATCCATTTGACCAGGATGACTGGGAGAACTGGGCCAAGTTCACCAGCTCCACAGACATCCAG ATTGTAGGAGACGACCTGACGGTGACCAATCCCAAGAGGATCCAGCAGGCGGTGGAGAAAAAGGCCTGCAACTGTCTGTTGCTCAAAGTCAACCAGATCGGTTCTGTGACCGAGTCCATCCAGGC gtgtaAGCTGGCTCAGAGCAGTGGTTGGGGTGTGATGGTCAGCCATCGCTCCGGAGAGACTGAGGACACCTTCATCTCTGACCTGGTGGTCGGACTCTGCACCGGAcag ATTAAGACCGGTGCCCCCTGCAGGTCGGAGCGTCTCGCCAAATACAATCAGCTGATGAG GATCGAGGAGGAGCTCGGAGACAAGGCCAAGTTTGCAGGCAAAGACTACCGCCACCCAAAGATCAACTAA